The uncultured Trichococcus sp. DNA window AGAGGACAAAAGGATTCTGTACTTCATTTCCCCCGATTGCTGCTGTCAGGATCATTTTTTTGAAAATAATGGCGGTGCTGCCGTAGTCCACAACGTATTCTTCTGCAATATCAACTACTTTGAAGATAAAGATTTTGTCATTAAATACTTCCAGTTCCCCAGCCTTATCAAAAGTGATGCCCATATGAACAAAGCGCGCGTTGTCGGCTATGAATCCTGCAACTGCGGTCATATCATTTGCTAGCTTTGCATCCCAAATTTGTGCGGAAATGCGTTGAATATCGTGTGTTGTCATAATCATTCTCCCCTATCATTAATAAGTGTAATCAGGAATCAAGAGTTACATGTATTCTTGATTTTATTGATAAACCTATTCTAAACCGTGGAGTTAAGACCATAGCAAGTATTTACTTATTAATATATTTCTTGCCTTGAGGGGGGTTACACTTTCAACTCCCTCTCCGTCTTTGTAAGTAGAGACCAAGATGGCGATTCACCTTCAAGGTGTCAGCGGTACGGTCGAAACATAGAAACGGAAAGCAGGGAAAATAATGGATATGACAACACAGGTGGTTGATGTACTTTCGATGGGATATGGAACGGTTCATGCAAGCGTGATGAGTGACCGGAAGCTGACGGTCGAGGCGAAGGCGATCTATGCGTACTTTGCCGCATGCATCGGGGCCGGGGACACAAGCTTCCCCAAGGTGGGCGAAATCTGCAAGGATCTGAATATGAGCGAGGAACGATTCCGGAAGCATCAGAAAAACTTGATCGAAAGAGGATATCTGACAATCCGAAAAAGTGCAGCGGCAAACGGAAGGTACAGCACGAACGTGTATGTGATTCAGAAGTTAAGTCCTCTATAATACAGTTAAATACATTACAATCTAAACTCAACAAGGAGTAAGTCTTCTTGTTGAGTTTTTTTTCTGTTTAAAAAATCATTCAAATCAATTTGAGCAGAAAGCAACAGTCTTATGAACGCAAATTTGAAGAAAAAATAAAATAGCTGCAACGAGCTACGATCTTTACCAGTCAGTTTAGGATCTAATAACCTGCAACTCCTAGTTGACCGAATTAAAGAATTGTCCAACTAAAAAGGTGATATAATCAAGGCCGTATCAACGATTGTATGGACCGAATTGATGAACGTTCAGTAGACATAATCAACATATTTCAGAGGTTGTTTTGCAACATGTTGAAAAATGAAGCGCTATCATTGTTGCAGGAACTTGTCATATTCAGTTGCTGCAATGGAATCTATAATCATAAGTGTAGTTTGATAACGCTAACAAAATGAAAACTCGAGTTAAGGAAGTGCTTATCAGAATGCTTAGCAAAAGACAGAAAAAATTATTGGATCTTCTGATCCACCAAGATGGTTTTCAGACGGTGGAATTTTTTTCAAAGAAATTAGGTGTTTCAAAAAGGACAATACATTCCGAAATTAAGATAATCGAGGATTATGTAAAAAGTTCAGGCGAATACATCGAAAAGAGGAGGGGAGTCGGAATTGCCTTAAGAAAGGCGAGTGAAGAAATGAGTCCGGTGGGAATGGATGAGAGTGCGGATGTGTACTCGACCGTTTCCAGAAGAATCGAAATCATGATGTACTTGCTTTTTGAAGAGAAGGTCAGCTTCAGCGGCCTCTCCAATCACTTCATGGTCAGTAAAACATCAATTAAGAATGATTTGACATTTGTAATGAAGATACTGAGTGATGGAAACAGCATCAAACTCCAAAGGGATGTTCATGGTACCAGGGTAATGGGAGCTGAAGAGGATATCCAAAAGGCATTCCTTCAATTCAATCGATATGTGCTGAGCAACTCGGAATATTACGTCCAAGATGAAATTCCTAAAAAGATGAAGTTACTCGAACCTTATTATGGAGAACCGTTAATCAGTGTTTGTTCCAACATTTTATACAACTATGTTAGAAACCATGCGAATGCTATTTCAGATTATTATGTCCAAAACGTATTGAATATTTTCGTCATCTTGATGTTTCGAATAAAAAAAGGGCATCACGTCAGCTTGGATACGATACCCCATCATTCGGGAGATGATTTGTTTTTTGAAGAGAGTGCGAATGAATTATTGAATAAAGCAGCGCTCAGGCTTGATTTATCGTACACGCTTGAAGATGTGGAATATCTTTCCCATCATTTGATTTTGAATCGATTTGAATCACTGCCAGAGCAAAGAATCGATGTTTCGATAGTTGATAACTTACTGTTCCGCGTTTCGGAAGCACTAGACATCAATTTTTCCAAGGATGAGAAGTTGGGGAATCAGCTGAGGAACCATATTCCGCCGATGATCTATCGTCTGCGGGCGAAGAATAAGATTGAGAACCCATTTGCTTCCCGCATCAAAACTGAATTTTCCCTTACCTTCAACATGATTTGGGTGGTGCTGAGCGAATACGAAAAAGAACTTGGAATTACCTTCAATGAAGACGAAATCGCTTTTCTTACGATTTATTTTCAAGCAGCTATCGAAAGGGCAAAGATGAACCGCAGAATACTGGTTGTCTGTCAAATGGGAATTGCAACTTCGGAACTATTGATCAACAGGATTAAAAACGTTCTTCCCTCGCTGGATACCTTAGAAGCTGCATCAGTAATGGAACTGGATGAGATTGATCTAGACTCTTTTGACTTGATTCTTTCTACTATCAATATCGATCTGCCAAATAAAAAAGTCATTTATGTCTCGCCTTTCCTGAATGATGAAGACATATCGAAAATCAGCAATGAGTTGTATAGACCAACTAAGCAAGTTATGGAGAAACCTTTTTCGGGATTTGATAATTTAACAAAATATATAAATGCAGAGTTTCACTAGTGTTGCATTAATAAAATAAACAAACCGAATTTTTAGACAAAAACAAAAAGTCCTTTACAATGGTTGGTAAGATGACTTATCCAAGACCACTTTAAAGGACCTACAACTATGGATAAGCATAAACAAAAAACTTCATTTTGTAAATGGATTGCACCTGTCTCTTTTGAGAATCTACCGTTAAGACTACAAGAACAAATTGGACAGACAAATACCTATGTCAAGAAGCTCTATTTTGATCGTTTCCTCAAGCTGATGCTCCACGCAGTCTCGAGCCAAAAAGCCAGTCTTCGGGATATCGAAGCTTCCCTTTTAAATCCAGACCTTCAAGCTGAACTTGGTTTTGACTCTCTTAGCAGCTCGCAGATATCGCGGAAGATCCGAGGGATCAAACCCATTATTCTGGAGGAGATGTTTCACTTCCTAGTATCTTTAGCCAACCAAGGCAAGCGTAACGGCAAGCTTCCGAAAGCATTCATCGTAGATTCGACGACGGTCTCTCTGAATAAAACACGATACCCCTGGGCAGAGTTCCGTACCACTAAGTCAGGCATAAAACTGCATCTCCGTCTTGCCTATATAGGGAAAGGCGATGCCTATCCAGATAGAGCGATCATCACGAACGCTTCCGTTCATGATGTCAACCGACTGGAAATCGTAGTTGACGAGAAGCTGGCCACCTATATCTTTGACCGAGGTTATCTGGACTTTGAGATGTTTGATAAATTTTCCCATGACGAATTTTTCTTCGTATCTCGCATCAGAAAGAACACCCTTGTGAAGGTAATGGAGGAATACGAAGTCCCTTCGGGAGGCTCCATTCTCCAAGACCAGATGGTCGTTCTGGGTGGCAAAAATGGGTATCTGACAGATCCTTATCGCTTGGTTGAAGTAACGGATACACAGGAGAATAGGCTGCGCATCATTACCAATCGGTTTGATCTGTCAGCAGAAGCGATCAGCCAAATGTACCGTTCCCGCTGGGAAATCGAACTCTTTTTCAAGCAATTGAAGCAGCAGACTACCATCAAAAAATTCTTCAGTCGTGACGAGGACGGCTTAACAAACCAGGTCTATCTTGCTTTGATTGCACAACTTCTCACCTATCTGGTCAAACTGGAAACACAATCTGTTCTTTCTAGCCTGACAATCCAACGCTACCTATTCGCTTCCCTATGGGAAGCTAGTGAACTTTGGGAGACAAGGATACGGGGGAAACCGACCGAATCAAAATGAACGGAAGCTTGACGCAAGTAGAGGAAATGAAGATAAATTGATATAGTTCATAATTGTTACAATCTGGAGAAAGTCGTCTTTCTGCGTGAGCATGGGAATTTTTTTGCTTTTTTTCAGAAAACAGTTTAGATGAGGACCTACAAATGTTTATGCAACACTAGTGGCAGAGTTTATTTATCTGAATACCAATTTTACTTCCAAAGAAGAGCTGGTTGAATGGGTAGGTGATGACTTGATTCAGTTGGGATATGTCACATCTGAGTTTATCAAGAGTGTGAGTAACCGTGAGACGGTAGGCGGAACCGATTTGCCGTCTGGGGTGGCTGTACCCCACGGTAATTCCCAATATGTGAAGAAAACCATTGTTGCAGTCATCAAAAATGCCAAGAAGTTCAAGTGGAACAATTACTTCGTTGATATTGCCTTTATGATCTGTATTTCTAAACAAGACACGAAGGAAACAAGAAACATTCTTTCCGACATCTACAACATTATAGATAGTCCGGAGAGACTCAAAGGAATCAGAGAAGCTTCTTCTACAGATGATTTACTAATAGGATTTAGGAGTGAGGTATATGGAACAAACGCAGGAGAAAGGTAATAGTGTCATTTCGGATAAGTTGGTTTTTATCGATGAGGAGTTCTCAACAAAAAACGAGGTCATCGAATTTATTGTCGACGAAGCTGAAAAATCAGGGTATATAAGTGATTTCAAGAATTTTTACGTCTCAGTTCAAAAAAGGGAAGAGGAGGTCCCAACGGCGATCGGCTATCAGATTGCAATCCCTCATGGGAAGTCTGAAGCGGTCAATCATCCCTTCATAGCCTTCATTCGGACGAAGGATGAGTTCCAATGGAGTGCGGATAATGAGGAAATGGTCCGATTAATATTTCTGATAGGCGTGCCACAAGAGAGTCCAGGTAAATTGCATCTGAAATTTATTTCGCAGTTAAGTAAGAAATTGCTGGATGATGAATTCAGAGAGAATCTATTGATCCAAAACGATAAGACTAAAGTTTTCGAACAATTGAGTTCAATTGAAATTTAGGGGGAAAAGAAGATGAAAGTAGTAGCGGTTACAGCATGTCCAACCGGAGTAGCACATACTTATATGGCGCAAGAGGCAATCGAAAAAGAGTGCAGAAAACGTGGTTACGAAGTCAAAGTAGAAACGCAAGGCAGCATGGGAATTGAAAATGAGTTGGAGCAAGAAGAGGTGGATGCAGCAGATGTAGTAATTTTAGCGGTGGCAATCAGCATTGAAGGTGAAGAGCGTTTTGAGGAAAAAATGGACGCCGGAAAAGTGATTCAAATCGATCCGGGTGAAGTGATTAAACATCCTGCAAGCTTACTGGATAAAGCTGAGAAACTATAAAACATTGTACTTATTAACTAATGAGGAGATGAAGTATTGTGAATAAGGAAAATAAGGTATTCAAGGATTTGCAGAAAGCTTTTAATACAGGTGTTTCATTCATGTTACCTGCGGTTGTTGTGGGAGGGATCTTCCTGGCTGTTTCACTGGCATCCGGTGAAGCTGGTGAGACCGGTATGGTTGTCACGAACCAATTCATGAAAAATCTACTTGACCTCGGTGTGGCCGGCTTTACGATTATGATCCCACTTCTTGCAGGTTATATCGCAAACTCCTTGGCAGGTAAGCCTGCTTTAGCTCCTGCAATGATTCTTGGTTATGTAGCAAACACGCCTATCGGTGAAGGACAAGTTAAGACTGGTTTCTTAGGTGCAATGATCATGGGTGTACTAGTGGGTTACTTCGTCCGATGGATAAAGACTTGGAAAGTGCCGGCAACGATCCGGACAATCATGCCGATTTTGATTGTGCCTATCGTAACCGTCTTTACGCTTGGAATGTTCTATATCTATGTTATCGCTGTTCCAATTGGGGCCGCAATGGACTGGCTGGTTACTGCCTTAGGGGAAATGCAAGGTGGCAGTGCAATTGTTTTAGGCTTGATCATCGGGGCCATGACTGCGATTGATATGGGTGGCCCAATCAACAAAACGGCTACGGCATTTACATTGGCTTTAATGGCAGAAGGAATTTATGCACCAAACGGGGCTCACCGGATTGCAGTAGCAATTCCGCCGTTGGCAATGGCCATCTCTACGTTCATTGATCGTAAAAAATATACCTCTGAAGACAAAGACTTAGGTATTTCAGCATTCTTCATGGGCTTGATCGGTATTACTGAAGGTGCGATTCCTTTTGCAGTCAAAGACATCAAACGAGTATTACCGGCGATTATTATTGGTAGCGCTATCGGAGGCGCGTTAGGTATGGCAAATGGAGTTGAAGCATTGGTTCCTCACGGTGGACTAATTATTCTGCCGGTAGTAAATGGTAAGTTATGGTACTTCTTGTCTATGCTAATCGGTACGCTGGTATCAGTTGCTATCCTGCACTTTACTAAACCAGATTTGGTTGAGGAAGCACAAAAAAATAATGATTTCAAAATTAATGCCGAAGAAACACAAATTGTAAAATAATACATAAAAAAGAATACTTAGGAGGAATATAGGATGACTAAATTACCAATCAAAAGCGTTGTAGAAGGATTACTGGAACTACAAAAAACAGGTGAAAGTGCCACTATCTTAGGAATCGGACCGATGTCCAAAAACTGCGTGCAAGCGACCCTAGAACTATCAAAAGAAGACGACTATCCTGTCATGTTTATTGCAAGCCGTAATCAGGTAGATGCGGATGAACTGGGTGGGGGATATGTTAATGGCTGGAACCAGTTTACATTTGCTGCTGCAGTAGAAGAGGTAGCGAAGGAAATCGATTATGATAACTTATACTATCTATGTCGTGACCACGGTGGTCCATGGCAGCGTGACCAAGAAAGAAACGATCATATCCCAACAGAGGAAGCAATGATATTAGGGAAAAAATCTTATGTTGCCGATATCGAAGCAGGCTTCGACTTATTGATGATCGATCCGACAAAAGATCCATTCGAGGTAGGTAAAGTAATCGCGTTGGATACAGTTTTGGAAAGAACAGTGGATTTGATTGAATTCTGTGAAAATGAACGTAAGGCAAGAAATCTTCCTGAAATCGGCTATGAAGTTGGTACAGAGGAGACGAATGGTGGATTGACGTCTACTGAAACGTACGAAACATTCATCTTGCGTCTGAAAGATGAGCTAGAAAAAAGGGGCTTGCCTATGCCGACTTTCATCGTGGGACAAACAGGTACACTGATCCGGAAAGGTCAGCAAGTAGGGACATTCAACTTCAAAAATGCTTATGACCTAGCGCAAATGGCTAAAAAATACGGCGTAGGCTTAAAAGAACACAATGGAGATTATTTGGATGATGTGACTTTGTTGGAACATATCCCTTCGCAGATTACAGCCACAAACATTGCTCCTCAATACGGAACAGAAGAAACACGTGCCTACATGAACTTGGCCAAAGTGGAAGAAAAATTGGTGGAATACGGTCTAGTCCTTGATCAATCAAACACACGCAACATCATACTGGTCAATGCCATTAAGAGTGGGCGTTGGAAAAAATGGATGGTCGGAGATCAAAAGAATTTGACGGCTGATCAAATCATGGCGGATGCTGAGTTGACTGAAGAAATCTTGGATGTTGCTGGACACTACACTTTTAACGATGATGAAGTAAAGGTTGAAATCGAGAAGATGTACAATAATTTGGCTGCACACAATATCGACGGACAACGTTATGTCATCGACCACATCAAGAGACCAATCCGTGACTATGCAGAGTGTTATAACCTGAAGGGTGCTACTTCCCGCATCAAGAAAGTTGCTGTACAAGGTCCGTTAGTGTCCGTTCAATAATTAGTTGAAGAAAATAAATAGAGTATCTTAATCAGGGATCAGAAGGGTCTTTGGTTGGATACTCTTTTTTAAAAAGGATGAGTGAAAAAATGTTTGAAACAATAGATGCAAAAGCGATAAACACAATCCGCACTTTAAGTATCGATGCAGTTGAAGCAGCCAACTCAGGACACCCGGGCTTACCTATGGGGGCTGCCCCGATGTCCTATGTACTTTGGTCCAAATTTTTGAAAATCAATCCGCTCACATCCAGAAATTGGACGGACCGGGATCGGTTTATACTGTCGGCAGGACATGGATCCGCGATGTTGTACAGTTTGTTGCATTTGTCAGGGTATAAAGTCTCAATTGAGGATTTGAAACAATTCCGGCAATGGGCTTCAAAGACTCCTGGGCATCCGGAAGTTAACCATACGGATGGTGTAGAAGCGACCACTGGACCATTGGGGCAAGGGCTTGCGATGGCTGTCGGTATGGCGATGGCGGAGGCGCATCTAGCAGCTATATATAATAAAGAGGGGTTTCCGATCGTAGACCATTACACATACAGTCTGTGCGGCGATGGGGATCTGATGGAGGGCATCTCGCACGAGGCGAGCTCGTTAGCTGGCCATCTCAAGTTGGGCAAATTGATCGTACTGTATGATTCAAATGACATCTCGTTGGACGGGCCGACTGATAAATCCTTTACAGAAAATGTAGGGAAAAGATTTGAAGCGTACAACTGGCAGCATATTTTGGTGGAAGACGGCAACGATCTGGATGCTATCTACGCGGCCATCGAGATTGCCAAAGCAGAAAAGGACAAACCGACCTTGATCGAAGTGAAGACAGTCATCGGTTATGGTTCCATCAGTCAAGGCACTTCCAAAGTACATGGCTCCCCATTAGGG harbors:
- a CDS encoding nuclear transport factor 2 family protein, encoding MTTHDIQRISAQIWDAKLANDMTAVAGFIADNARFVHMGITFDKAGELEVFNDKIFIFKVVDIAEEYVVDYGSTAIIFKKMILTAAIGGNEVQNPFVLSEVFTKTEDGWKLAAETYTRVATDFDTYKM
- a CDS encoding helix-turn-helix domain-containing protein is translated as MDMTTQVVDVLSMGYGTVHASVMSDRKLTVEAKAIYAYFAACIGAGDTSFPKVGEICKDLNMSEERFRKHQKNLIERGYLTIRKSAAANGRYSTNVYVIQKLSPL
- a CDS encoding transcription antiterminator; this translates as MLSKRQKKLLDLLIHQDGFQTVEFFSKKLGVSKRTIHSEIKIIEDYVKSSGEYIEKRRGVGIALRKASEEMSPVGMDESADVYSTVSRRIEIMMYLLFEEKVSFSGLSNHFMVSKTSIKNDLTFVMKILSDGNSIKLQRDVHGTRVMGAEEDIQKAFLQFNRYVLSNSEYYVQDEIPKKMKLLEPYYGEPLISVCSNILYNYVRNHANAISDYYVQNVLNIFVILMFRIKKGHHVSLDTIPHHSGDDLFFEESANELLNKAALRLDLSYTLEDVEYLSHHLILNRFESLPEQRIDVSIVDNLLFRVSEALDINFSKDEKLGNQLRNHIPPMIYRLRAKNKIENPFASRIKTEFSLTFNMIWVVLSEYEKELGITFNEDEIAFLTIYFQAAIERAKMNRRILVVCQMGIATSELLINRIKNVLPSLDTLEAASVMELDEIDLDSFDLILSTINIDLPNKKVIYVSPFLNDEDISKISNELYRPTKQVMEKPFSGFDNLTKYINAEFH
- a CDS encoding IS4 family transposase, giving the protein MDKHKQKTSFCKWIAPVSFENLPLRLQEQIGQTNTYVKKLYFDRFLKLMLHAVSSQKASLRDIEASLLNPDLQAELGFDSLSSSQISRKIRGIKPIILEEMFHFLVSLANQGKRNGKLPKAFIVDSTTVSLNKTRYPWAEFRTTKSGIKLHLRLAYIGKGDAYPDRAIITNASVHDVNRLEIVVDEKLATYIFDRGYLDFEMFDKFSHDEFFFVSRIRKNTLVKVMEEYEVPSGGSILQDQMVVLGGKNGYLTDPYRLVEVTDTQENRLRIITNRFDLSAEAISQMYRSRWEIELFFKQLKQQTTIKKFFSRDEDGLTNQVYLALIAQLLTYLVKLETQSVLSSLTIQRYLFASLWEASELWETRIRGKPTESK
- a CDS encoding PTS sugar transporter subunit IIA, yielding MAEFIYLNTNFTSKEELVEWVGDDLIQLGYVTSEFIKSVSNRETVGGTDLPSGVAVPHGNSQYVKKTIVAVIKNAKKFKWNNYFVDIAFMICISKQDTKETRNILSDIYNIIDSPERLKGIREASSTDDLLIGFRSEVYGTNAGER
- a CDS encoding PTS sugar transporter subunit IIA — translated: MEQTQEKGNSVISDKLVFIDEEFSTKNEVIEFIVDEAEKSGYISDFKNFYVSVQKREEEVPTAIGYQIAIPHGKSEAVNHPFIAFIRTKDEFQWSADNEEMVRLIFLIGVPQESPGKLHLKFISQLSKKLLDDEFRENLLIQNDKTKVFEQLSSIEI
- a CDS encoding PTS fructose transporter subunit IIB: MKVVAVTACPTGVAHTYMAQEAIEKECRKRGYEVKVETQGSMGIENELEQEEVDAADVVILAVAISIEGEERFEEKMDAGKVIQIDPGEVIKHPASLLDKAEKL
- a CDS encoding PTS fructose transporter subunit IIC; translation: MNKENKVFKDLQKAFNTGVSFMLPAVVVGGIFLAVSLASGEAGETGMVVTNQFMKNLLDLGVAGFTIMIPLLAGYIANSLAGKPALAPAMILGYVANTPIGEGQVKTGFLGAMIMGVLVGYFVRWIKTWKVPATIRTIMPILIVPIVTVFTLGMFYIYVIAVPIGAAMDWLVTALGEMQGGSAIVLGLIIGAMTAIDMGGPINKTATAFTLALMAEGIYAPNGAHRIAVAIPPLAMAISTFIDRKKYTSEDKDLGISAFFMGLIGITEGAIPFAVKDIKRVLPAIIIGSAIGGALGMANGVEALVPHGGLIILPVVNGKLWYFLSMLIGTLVSVAILHFTKPDLVEEAQKNNDFKINAEETQIVK
- a CDS encoding class II D-tagatose-bisphosphate aldolase, non-catalytic subunit is translated as MTKLPIKSVVEGLLELQKTGESATILGIGPMSKNCVQATLELSKEDDYPVMFIASRNQVDADELGGGYVNGWNQFTFAAAVEEVAKEIDYDNLYYLCRDHGGPWQRDQERNDHIPTEEAMILGKKSYVADIEAGFDLLMIDPTKDPFEVGKVIALDTVLERTVDLIEFCENERKARNLPEIGYEVGTEETNGGLTSTETYETFILRLKDELEKRGLPMPTFIVGQTGTLIRKGQQVGTFNFKNAYDLAQMAKKYGVGLKEHNGDYLDDVTLLEHIPSQITATNIAPQYGTEETRAYMNLAKVEEKLVEYGLVLDQSNTRNIILVNAIKSGRWKKWMVGDQKNLTADQIMADAELTEEILDVAGHYTFNDDEVKVEIEKMYNNLAAHNIDGQRYVIDHIKRPIRDYAECYNLKGATSRIKKVAVQGPLVSVQ